A genome region from Streptomyces sp. NBC_01296 includes the following:
- a CDS encoding Gfo/Idh/MocA family protein: MSTLGIAVIGTGKMGADHVRRIGRTVGGARVVAVADPDGDRVKAVAAALDGASAHTDPAAAIAAPGVQAVLIASPGPAHEEAILQALERELPVLCEKPLTPDPAGALRVMEAEQRLGRRLVQVGFMRRFDAEYEQLKELLDAGGIGRPLFLHCRHRNASSPSFFTSDMLISDSVVHEVDAARWLLGQEITAVSVLSPTPTSAAPEGLRDPRLVLLETSGGVIVDVEIFVNCGFGYEVRCEAVGEAGSAQIGEGQSMVVRSAGRSYGEIVQDFTVRFADAYDRQLRRWVAAAAQGRVAGPDAWDGYAAAAVSAAGLTAAHSGVRTPVELVERPALYR, translated from the coding sequence ATGAGCACGCTGGGCATCGCCGTCATCGGGACGGGGAAGATGGGCGCCGACCACGTCCGCCGGATCGGGCGGACGGTGGGCGGGGCCCGGGTGGTGGCCGTGGCCGACCCGGACGGCGACCGGGTCAAGGCGGTCGCGGCGGCGCTGGACGGCGCGAGCGCGCACACGGATCCGGCGGCCGCGATAGCAGCACCGGGGGTGCAGGCCGTACTGATCGCCTCCCCGGGGCCGGCCCACGAGGAGGCGATCCTGCAGGCCCTGGAGCGGGAGTTGCCGGTGCTGTGCGAAAAGCCGCTGACCCCGGATCCGGCGGGGGCGCTGCGGGTGATGGAGGCGGAGCAGCGGCTGGGCCGGCGCCTGGTGCAGGTGGGGTTCATGCGGCGGTTCGACGCCGAGTACGAGCAGCTCAAGGAGCTGCTGGACGCGGGCGGGATCGGCCGGCCGCTGTTCCTGCACTGCCGGCACCGCAATGCCTCTTCGCCGTCGTTCTTCACCAGCGACATGCTGATCAGCGACTCCGTCGTGCACGAGGTCGACGCGGCGCGCTGGCTACTCGGGCAGGAGATCACGGCGGTGTCCGTGCTCTCTCCGACGCCCACCTCGGCGGCCCCCGAGGGGCTGCGCGATCCCCGGCTGGTCCTGCTGGAGACCTCGGGCGGGGTGATCGTGGACGTGGAGATCTTCGTCAACTGCGGCTTCGGCTACGAGGTCCGGTGCGAGGCGGTCGGCGAGGCGGGGAGCGCCCAGATCGGCGAGGGGCAGTCGATGGTCGTCCGGTCCGCGGGCCGCAGCTACGGGGAGATCGTGCAGGACTTCACCGTGCGCTTCGCCGATGCGTACGACCGCCAGCTGCGGCGCTGGGTGGCCGCGGCCGCGCAGGGCCGGGTGGCCGGGCCCGACGCCTGGGACGGCTACGCGGCGGCCGCGGTCTCGGCAGCGGGGCTCACTGCCGCGCACAGCGGCGTACGGACCCCGGTGGAGCTGGTGGAACGGCCGGCCCTGTACCGCTGA
- a CDS encoding sugar phosphate isomerase/epimerase family protein, producing the protein MTSSPPALTRIRIGSAPDSWGVWFPDDPLQTPWDRFLDEVADSGYEWIELGPYGYLPTDPARLAEETAARGLRVSAGTVFTGLHHGPAVWADTWEHVSRIAALTQAMGARHLVVIPSFWRDDKTGEVLEDRTLTPAQWRELTTQTERLGREVQDRYGLRIVVHPHADTHIDTPDNVARFLDSTDPDLVSLCLDTGHYAYCGGDSVQAVETFAERIGYLHLKQVDPRILAEVVAEQLPFGPAVARGVMCEPPSGVPALEPVLAAAQRLGVDLFAIVEQDMYPCPPDRPLPIARRTRAYLRSCGAR; encoded by the coding sequence ATGACGTCCTCCCCGCCCGCGTTGACCCGTATCCGCATCGGTTCGGCTCCGGACTCCTGGGGTGTCTGGTTCCCCGACGATCCGCTGCAGACCCCGTGGGACCGATTCCTCGACGAGGTCGCCGACTCCGGGTACGAGTGGATCGAGCTCGGCCCGTACGGCTATCTCCCCACCGACCCCGCCCGCCTCGCCGAGGAGACCGCCGCACGGGGCCTGCGGGTCAGCGCCGGCACCGTCTTCACGGGACTCCATCACGGGCCCGCCGTCTGGGCGGACACCTGGGAGCACGTGTCGCGGATCGCGGCGCTCACCCAGGCCATGGGCGCGCGCCACCTCGTCGTCATTCCCTCGTTCTGGCGGGACGACAAGACCGGCGAGGTGCTGGAGGACCGCACCCTCACGCCCGCGCAATGGCGTGAACTGACCACGCAGACCGAGCGCCTGGGCCGGGAGGTCCAGGACCGGTACGGGCTGCGGATCGTCGTCCATCCGCATGCGGACACGCACATCGACACCCCGGACAACGTGGCCCGCTTCCTGGACTCCACCGACCCGGACCTGGTCTCCCTGTGCCTGGACACCGGGCACTACGCCTACTGCGGCGGCGACAGCGTGCAGGCCGTCGAGACCTTCGCCGAGCGGATCGGCTACCTCCACCTCAAGCAGGTCGACCCGCGGATCCTCGCCGAAGTCGTCGCGGAGCAGCTGCCCTTCGGGCCGGCCGTGGCCCGCGGGGTGATGTGCGAACCGCCGTCGGGGGTGCCCGCACTGGAGCCCGTACTCGCGGCCGCCCAGCGGCTCGGCGTGGACCTCTTCGCGATCGTGGAGCAGGACATGTACCCGTGCCCGCCCGACCGGCCGCTGCCGATCGCCCGCCGCACCCGCGCCTACCTGCGCTCCTGCGGCGCCCGCTGA
- the iolC gene encoding 5-dehydro-2-deoxygluconokinase: MGRIGVDLYPLKTGVPLAEADTFGKFLGGSPTNVAVAAARLGRRVAVITKTGSDPFGAYLRAELRGFGVDDRWVGEEARYPTPLTFCEIFPPDDFPLYFYRLPKAPDLEIEPAELDLAAVRAARVFWMTGTGLSAQPSRSATLAALEARAKSGITVFDLDWRPMLWEDEPKDAYAQALGLATVAVGNAQECAIATGESEPHAAARALLAAGVELAVVKRGPDGVLAMRRDGTVAQAAPVPVEVVNGLGAGDAFGGALCHGLLAGWDLERVLRFANAAGAIVASRLACSAAMPYAKEVEEVLEP; encoded by the coding sequence ATGGGGCGCATCGGGGTGGATCTCTACCCGCTGAAAACGGGCGTACCGCTGGCGGAGGCGGACACCTTCGGGAAGTTCCTGGGCGGCTCGCCCACCAACGTCGCCGTCGCGGCGGCCCGGCTGGGCCGCCGGGTGGCGGTGATCACCAAGACCGGATCGGATCCCTTCGGCGCCTATCTGCGGGCCGAGCTGCGCGGGTTCGGCGTGGACGACCGGTGGGTGGGGGAGGAGGCGCGCTACCCGACCCCGCTCACGTTCTGCGAGATCTTCCCGCCGGACGATTTCCCCCTCTACTTCTACCGGCTGCCGAAGGCCCCCGACCTGGAGATCGAACCGGCGGAGCTGGACCTGGCGGCGGTACGGGCCGCACGGGTGTTCTGGATGACGGGGACCGGCCTGAGCGCGCAGCCGAGCCGGTCCGCCACCCTGGCCGCGCTGGAAGCCCGCGCGAAGTCCGGGATCACGGTCTTCGACCTCGACTGGAGGCCGATGCTGTGGGAGGACGAGCCGAAGGACGCGTACGCGCAGGCGCTGGGCCTCGCCACGGTGGCGGTCGGCAACGCGCAGGAGTGCGCCATCGCGACGGGCGAGTCCGAACCGCATGCGGCTGCGCGGGCGCTGCTGGCGGCGGGGGTCGAACTGGCCGTGGTGAAACGGGGGCCGGACGGGGTACTGGCGATGCGGCGGGACGGAACGGTGGCCCAGGCGGCGCCGGTGCCGGTGGAGGTGGTGAACGGGCTGGGCGCGGGGGACGCGTTCGGCGGGGCGCTGTGCCACGGACTGCTGGCGGGCTGGGATCTGGAGCGGGTGCTCCGCTTCGCCAACGCGGCGGGGGCGATCGTGGCTTCGCGACTGGCGTGCTCGGCGGCGATGCCGTACGCGAAGGAAGTGGAGGAGGTGCTGGAGCCGTGA
- the iolB gene encoding 5-deoxy-glucuronate isomerase — MEFTALRVLELAPGERYAHACGDHEWIVLPLAGGCTVRCAEPRGPAGTGSQVFELRGRESVFSGLSDFAYLPRDGEAEIGSVAGGRFALVGARCENVLPARYGAARGVPVEIRGAAHCTRQVNNFAAAGVFDCDRLIAVEVLTPGGNWSSYPPHKHDEFHPGHESRLEEIYYFEIAPHGDTPGLGYQRVTPSPAGKTDILTEVRTGDAVLIPDGWHGPSIAAPGHDMYYLNVMAGPPGPPREWLIRDHPDHDWIRDTWPGQDTDPRLPFYRAEDETR; from the coding sequence ATGGAGTTCACCGCGCTGCGGGTGCTGGAGCTTGCACCCGGCGAGAGGTATGCGCACGCGTGCGGGGACCACGAGTGGATCGTCCTCCCGCTGGCCGGGGGGTGCACGGTCCGCTGCGCGGAGCCGAGGGGCCCCGCAGGGACCGGGTCGCAGGTGTTCGAACTCCGGGGGCGGGAGAGCGTGTTCAGCGGGCTGAGCGACTTCGCGTACCTGCCCCGGGACGGGGAAGCGGAGATCGGGTCCGTCGCCGGAGGGCGGTTCGCGCTCGTCGGGGCGCGGTGCGAGAACGTGCTGCCCGCCCGGTACGGGGCTGCCCGGGGTGTCCCCGTCGAGATCCGCGGCGCAGCCCACTGCACGCGCCAGGTCAACAACTTCGCCGCCGCCGGCGTCTTCGACTGCGACCGCCTCATCGCCGTCGAGGTCCTCACCCCCGGCGGGAACTGGTCCTCGTACCCGCCCCACAAGCACGACGAGTTCCACCCCGGCCACGAGTCCCGCCTCGAGGAGATCTACTACTTCGAGATCGCCCCGCACGGGGACACCCCCGGCCTCGGCTACCAGCGTGTCACCCCCTCCCCGGCGGGGAAGACCGACATCCTCACGGAGGTGAGGACCGGCGACGCGGTGCTCATCCCGGACGGCTGGCACGGCCCGTCCATCGCCGCTCCCGGGCACGACATGTACTACCTCAACGTCATGGCCGGGCCCCCGGGCCCGCCCCGGGAGTGGCTGATCCGGGACCACCCCGACCACGACTGGATCCGGGACACCTGGCCCGGCCAGGACACCGACCCCCGGCTGCCCTTCTACCGAGCGGAGGACGAGACCCGATGA
- the iolD gene encoding 3D-(3,5/4)-trihydroxycyclohexane-1,2-dione acylhydrolase (decyclizing): MRLTVAQALVRFLAAQYTERDGRRHRLIAATWGIFGHGNVAGIGQALLESGPREMPFLQGRSEQAMVHAAVGYARQCGRLSAHAVTTSIGPGATNLVTGAALATINRIPVLLLPGDTFATRPADPVLQQLEVPYAGDLSVNDTLRPVSRHFDRITRPEALIPAALQAMRVLTDPVQTGAVTLALPQDVQAEAYEWPPEFFAERVWGVRRPRPDRDELARAAAAVRGSARPLIVAGGGIRHSAAQAALAEFAEATGIPVACTQAGKGALPYDHPADVGGIGHTGTATADELARGADLVIAAGTRLTDFTTASATLFQNPAVRFLGLNLDPYDAHKLAARPLVCDARVGLEDLRVAAAGYRVDPAYETAYKEKKRSWERLVDRAYAATDEDAAPTQAQVLGLLDSVVDASDILINAAGSLPGDLHKLWRARSGDQYHVEYGYSCMGYEIPAAIGTALAAPGRPVWALVGDGTYLMNPTEIVTAVQEGIPIKVVILDNHGYASIGGLSGAVGGEGFGTAYRFRADDGSYTAAPLPVDLAANAASLGMAVIRTRTIGDLRKALAEAREADRPTCVYAQTRTPDTVSGPPPAQAWWDVPVAETATRASATAAREEYDRQAAQRRRHL, encoded by the coding sequence ATGAGGCTCACCGTCGCGCAGGCCCTCGTCCGCTTCCTGGCCGCCCAGTACACCGAGCGTGACGGCCGCCGGCACCGGCTGATCGCCGCCACCTGGGGGATCTTCGGGCACGGGAACGTCGCCGGCATCGGGCAGGCGCTCCTGGAGAGCGGCCCGCGGGAGATGCCCTTCCTCCAGGGGCGGAGCGAACAGGCCATGGTGCATGCCGCCGTCGGGTACGCCCGCCAGTGCGGGCGGCTCTCGGCCCACGCCGTCACCACCTCGATCGGGCCCGGCGCCACCAACCTCGTCACCGGGGCCGCCCTCGCCACCATCAACCGGATCCCCGTCCTCCTCCTGCCCGGCGACACCTTCGCCACCCGGCCCGCCGATCCCGTGCTGCAACAGCTCGAGGTGCCGTACGCGGGCGACCTCTCCGTCAATGACACCCTGCGGCCCGTCTCCCGCCACTTCGACCGGATCACCCGCCCCGAGGCCCTGATCCCGGCCGCCCTCCAGGCCATGCGGGTGCTCACCGACCCCGTCCAGACCGGCGCGGTGACCCTGGCGCTGCCCCAGGACGTCCAGGCCGAGGCGTACGAGTGGCCGCCCGAGTTCTTCGCCGAGCGCGTGTGGGGCGTACGCCGGCCCCGGCCCGACCGGGACGAGCTCGCCCGGGCCGCCGCGGCCGTACGGGGCTCCGCGCGCCCGCTGATCGTCGCCGGCGGCGGGATCCGGCACAGCGCGGCCCAGGCCGCGCTGGCGGAGTTCGCCGAGGCCACCGGGATCCCGGTGGCCTGCACGCAGGCGGGCAAGGGGGCGCTGCCGTACGACCACCCCGCCGATGTCGGCGGGATCGGGCACACCGGGACAGCCACCGCCGACGAGCTCGCCCGCGGCGCCGACCTGGTCATCGCCGCCGGGACCCGGCTCACCGACTTCACCACCGCCTCGGCGACCCTCTTCCAGAACCCCGCCGTCCGCTTCCTCGGGCTCAACCTCGACCCGTACGACGCCCACAAGCTCGCCGCCCGGCCGCTGGTCTGCGATGCGCGGGTGGGCCTGGAAGACCTCCGGGTCGCGGCTGCCGGGTACCGCGTGGACCCCGCGTACGAGACGGCGTACAAAGAGAAGAAAAGGAGCTGGGAGCGGCTGGTCGATCGGGCCTACGCGGCCACCGACGAGGACGCCGCCCCGACGCAGGCCCAGGTGCTCGGGCTGCTCGACTCGGTTGTCGATGCCTCCGACATCCTCATCAATGCCGCCGGCTCACTGCCCGGGGACCTGCACAAGCTGTGGCGGGCCCGCTCCGGCGACCAGTACCACGTGGAGTACGGGTACTCCTGCATGGGCTACGAGATCCCGGCGGCGATCGGCACCGCGCTCGCCGCCCCCGGCCGCCCGGTGTGGGCGCTGGTCGGCGACGGGACGTACCTGATGAACCCGACCGAGATCGTCACGGCCGTGCAGGAGGGGATCCCGATCAAGGTGGTGATCCTCGACAACCACGGCTATGCCTCCATCGGCGGCCTCTCCGGGGCCGTGGGCGGGGAGGGCTTCGGGACCGCGTACCGCTTCCGGGCGGACGACGGTTCGTACACCGCAGCGCCCCTGCCGGTGGACCTCGCGGCCAACGCAGCCTCCCTCGGGATGGCCGTGATCCGCACCCGCACCATCGGTGACCTGCGGAAAGCCCTCGCCGAAGCGCGTGAGGCGGACCGTCCCACATGTGTCTACGCACAGACCCGAACACCCGACACTGTGTCGGGCCCGCCCCCGGCACAGGCGTGGTGGGATGTTCCTGTGGCCGAGACCGCGACCCGTGCGTCCGCGACCGCGGCCCGCGAAGAGTACGACCGGCAAGCCGCGCAGCGACGTCGCCATCTGTGA